A stretch of DNA from Quercus lobata isolate SW786 chromosome 2 unlocalized genomic scaffold, ValleyOak3.0 Primary Assembly chr2_unplaced_Scq3eQI_2006, whole genome shotgun sequence:
GTTTATCAAAGTTCATGTTACGTTCTCATATATTGTTAATGTAAGGGCTTTCTATCGTGGACGTAGGTCGTCAGGCTAAACTGGCTTCTTGTttctgtttttcttgtttttttctcgGTCACTCGAACAACTTTTTAACAGTTTCTTGATCACATTGCTTTCTTTCAGGTGGGAATATGGAGGGAGTGCTCTTGATCGCTCCAAAGGAAACAAGAGGAACTGGTAATTAAGTTACAGGGAATTGTGAAAAAACCCATGTCTCAGTTCTACTtgctaagtgtttttttttttcttttcttttttctaggaTTCTAGTGTGGGAAGATGGATTTTGCGATTTCTGTGAATGTGAACGAACTGGGAGTGGTTACATAAAGGGGAGGTTTGGAGCTGATGTCTTCTTCAAAATGTCTCATGAGGTGTACAGTTTTGGAGAAGGGTGAGAGcgcttatatatatttagccagAAAAGTCTAATAATAGAATGGTGCTGAAGAAAATTGATGACTAAGCTGTATGGTTTATGTTTGCAGATTAGTGGGGAAAGTTGCAGCAGATAATAGTCACAAATGGGTGTTTAGCGACGCTGCTAGTGATGGTGATCCTAGCTTGATCTCCTCATGGAATTTATCCATTGAACCTGTAAGGCAATCACTACAATTTTTGTGCACAAAGTTTTGTTCACATGTAAAGTCCACCACTTTAAACCTGactttcttttgtattttttcccaTAGCAACCAAGAGCATGGGAATTTCAGTTCAATTCAGGCATTCAGGTTGGTGCCATTAGATACTCTAAAATAGAAGATAAAATTCCCACTAAAACCATCAGCTTTAAGCCCATtgtgttagaataatggttaagtTATTAGagattcacaattttttaacCGTTTAAGCTTtcagaataataaataatttattatggtaTCAAACAAAATGTCCTGTATCACGATAGTTTGTCACACTGAAACTAACACttaaattatcttattttgacAGACTATTGCTATCATTTCCGTTAGAGAAGGCATAGTTCAACTGGGCTCATTTGAAAAGGTATCTAATCTGtcaatttctcttcttttctttgtcaaAATCTATATCAAATGGCTAATAGGCTTTTTTCAGATTGGTGAAGATCTCAATCTGGTGATAAGCATACAGAGGAAGTTCAGCTATCTCCAAAGCATTCCAGGAGTGTTTGCCATTCAAAGGCCATACCTTCCAATTCAACATCCATACGTGCTCAAACCAAGCCAAGAAACATCATTCTCATTCTATGACAAGCGCCAATTAACCGGAATGAAGAGACTTTTCGAAGAAAAACCCGAAGATTCTCCAATTAAGTCTATCAACTTGGGCTGGAACACGCCACAAAATGGCATTGCAGGACCACCCATTTGGTCAATTCCACCTCTTTTGCCCACCATGTCTTGTAGCCTAGGAGCACTGCTAGCAAAACTACCTACTGTGATGCCATCTTATAATGCCATTGAAGCTCCAGACAGTGCAACTCtgctcaacaacaacaacatcaatAGCGCAAACCAGAGAGTTCAGTTTGACAATGGTGGAATTCAGATTACTGATATAAagcaagaagaaaaatcaatttCCATAAACCATAATTTACAGTTAGGAAATGGGTTGGTGAGGGAGTTGGGATCTAGATCTCTAAGAGATGGAGAAAGTGCATTAAATCTCATTTAATTAGCATAACCAAGTTGCTTTTATTGCCATGACCAAGAGGTGGTTTTGGCAATACTTAGCTTAATTTGGTTGGCTGGTTGATATTGTGCACCATTGTACCTTATTGTTTTTAAAGCATTAGTGTTATATATGTAATTAACGTACCATCATGCAATGCAGTGGCTTATCTCTCTGTTACGACCATATTAGCAATGCTAgagatataacattttttataccTACTAACATGACATATCATGATTGGAATAGCATAACTAAAATGTTGGTCCGTTattgacacaatttttatcatacaCCAATCATAACATAGTATGTTAACcgtgttaaattaccgattattttaaaagtttaagttattgagatatgataaaattaatcatttaatcacgTACTTCTAACACTCCCCTCACATGTGAGTTCAAACTCTGTTTTAATAGGTAAGGTCAAACTTAAGACCTCCTGTCAtgttaaattatcaattatcttaaaagtttaaaatctaTTGACAtatgttaaatttaataatttaactacATATTTCTAACAAGTAGTTATGAGAAAATATTGTGTCCTCACACTTATTATACATACAAATCAAGGATAGCACTCAATTTTTTGAGGTGGGATTCCATCACACGTGAAACTCCAACATGTTTTATTTGCAAAAAACTAACAatagttttctattttattgATAAACACTAACAATAGTTTTCAATGATTGatataatgaaaacaatattATGCTTCCCATCCGAACACAATCTATACTTATAATTGCATGGATTCTAGTTAGACCCCAACATTTTGTTTGTCAGTGACTGTTCCAATCGTGATGATAATGCTATGCCTCTCATTGATGGACTGAGTGGGTGGGCATTGTGGGGTTTCTAGGCTGCCATAGTCTGTGTCCCTTTGGCTAGTAATAGTCCACACCATATGGGTTGGTCCCGGAAACAAACGAGAGAGAGTAGAAGAAGACAGATATAATTGAGTCTTGATCAAGTAGTTGTGTGCTACATTTAGTATCTATCCCCCGACAGAGAGGATGGTCCCCATCcccaacttttttatttttatttttttttttttttgacatcaaCGTCTATGATTTTTGTTATCAGACAAAAATGTGGCTCCATTTTGTTAGAAGAAGGATATGTATCCGCAAATATATGTGTAATTGCATCACTTCATCACTATTGAAAGAAAAGTTGTAGAAATAAAAGAGTTAAAATGCTACCCTTGAAGTTTCGATGAATTGTTGAATTCTCTTTGTTTTTGGGGTTATTTGGTTCTTAaacttttaacatttttgtcaaattaaccATTCTATCAATGAAACTTCCACTTTTCACATATGTGATACCACATGGTTTACAAAGTTTTATAGACGAAAGGACTAACTTAACATAAATGTTTAAagattcaaatgacaaaaaatacaCTGTAGACACAAAAATGACAATTCACCCATACTTCAAGGTTGTTCTTTAGATTTTGGCCAAAGTGTAAATATTGTACTATTGCATTGTGCTCAGTATTTTGGCAAGACTAATCTTAGGCTAATTCATAGCTAACACATAGAGTTACGATACATGCATAGGACTACTAGTACAATTGGGACTATAACTACTAATACAGTTTGGATTGGAGCAGACCTTGAACCCATATTTTTTAATAGCTATATCATAAAGCACCTAGACCAAAGTCAAAACTTTGATTGAAGCTATAACCTGATTATAACTTCATTAAGTTTActtattatgttttattttattttctaattttctattacAGTAA
This window harbors:
- the LOC115972726 gene encoding uncharacterized protein LOC115972726 encodes the protein MFPPLFVSVTMESGLPMLNCLLQHTLRSLCSCSDSSNSSKWVYAVFWRILPRNYPPPKWEYGGSALDRSKGNKRNWILVWEDGFCDFCECERTGSGYIKGRFGADVFFKMSHEVYSFGEGLVGKVAADNSHKWVFSDAASDGDPSLISSWNLSIEPQPRAWEFQFNSGIQTIAIISVREGIVQLGSFEKIGEDLNLVISIQRKFSYLQSIPGVFAIQRPYLPIQHPYVLKPSQETSFSFYDKRQLTGMKRLFEEKPEDSPIKSINLGWNTPQNGIAGPPIWSIPPLLPTMSCSLGALLAKLPTVMPSYNAIEAPDSATLLNNNNINSANQRVQFDNGGIQITDIKQEEKSISINHNLQLGNGLVRELGSRSLRDGESALNLI